A section of the Spirosoma pollinicola genome encodes:
- a CDS encoding DUF885 domain-containing protein — protein sequence MIKRLFLPVLTCFLLTACVAPTIHQDNPDLAALFERYYQERMQLVPIESTLNGESLNNDKLYPYFTDSYSRKLTHFFMHYRSAIQQFNPKQLSPTDQLSYAIFIREMDMSLQGLSVGYFNGYFQDHQYMPFTQNGGVPLLMGQFGSGSGAQPFKTVKDYEDWQKRATAFSAWADSAIVYFRKGMAAHIVLPAVLVKKMIPQLDAMLIRDATKSLFYGPIHQLPINFCETDKKRLTNAYVRLINQQLVPSYKKLSYFLTTEYLPNARQTTGIEALPHGKKHYSFLVAYHTTTRQTPDEIYQIGLSEVKRIQQAMDSVQQTLGYRGSQQAFFQYMLTDKTFMPFTKPQDVLTTYRAIQARIDPRLKTMFNHVPKASFEVRQTEAFRAASGGPEYVPGTPDGKRPGIFYVPILDAKTYNVTIGMEALFLHEAIPGHHYQIGLQMENEQLPTFRRFINFSAYGEGWALYAETLGKDLGVYTDPYQYLGALVKEMHRAVRLVVDVGMHTKGMSREQAIRYMMAHEPLSEAGATAEIERYMAIPGQALSYKIGQLKIRQLRTAYEQQLGKHFQLGAFHDELLGGGSIPLEILDKQLATWAKGQLN from the coding sequence ATGATTAAACGCCTTTTTTTACCTGTTTTGACTTGCTTTCTGCTTACCGCTTGTGTAGCCCCAACGATCCATCAGGATAATCCAGACTTAGCGGCCCTTTTCGAACGCTACTATCAGGAGCGGATGCAACTCGTCCCGATTGAATCAACCTTGAACGGCGAGAGTCTGAATAATGATAAGCTTTATCCGTATTTCACTGACAGCTATAGCCGGAAACTGACCCACTTTTTTATGCACTATCGTTCCGCCATTCAACAATTCAATCCTAAACAGTTAAGTCCTACTGATCAGCTTAGTTATGCCATCTTTATCCGTGAAATGGATATGTCCCTTCAGGGATTATCGGTCGGCTATTTCAACGGTTACTTTCAGGATCATCAGTATATGCCCTTTACCCAGAATGGAGGGGTGCCGCTGCTAATGGGTCAATTTGGTAGTGGCTCAGGCGCACAACCCTTCAAAACGGTCAAAGACTATGAGGACTGGCAAAAGCGAGCTACCGCTTTTTCGGCTTGGGCAGACAGTGCCATTGTTTACTTCCGCAAGGGGATGGCAGCCCATATTGTACTACCCGCTGTTTTGGTCAAAAAGATGATTCCTCAACTCGATGCCATGCTCATAAGGGATGCCACAAAAAGCCTCTTTTATGGACCCATCCATCAGTTGCCGATTAATTTTTGTGAAACCGATAAGAAGCGATTGACCAACGCGTACGTTCGATTGATCAACCAGCAGTTGGTCCCTTCTTACAAAAAACTAAGCTATTTTTTAACCACGGAGTACCTACCCAACGCCCGACAAACCACTGGTATCGAAGCGCTCCCCCACGGCAAGAAACACTACAGCTTCCTGGTTGCCTACCATACCACAACCCGCCAAACACCCGACGAAATTTATCAGATCGGTCTTTCGGAAGTAAAACGAATCCAGCAGGCTATGGATAGTGTTCAACAAACCTTGGGGTACAGGGGAAGCCAGCAGGCCTTTTTTCAGTATATGCTGACGGATAAGACGTTCATGCCCTTTACCAAGCCCCAGGATGTACTAACCACTTATCGGGCCATCCAGGCTAGGATTGATCCCCGCCTTAAAACGATGTTTAACCACGTGCCCAAAGCTAGTTTTGAGGTACGTCAGACCGAAGCGTTTCGGGCGGCCAGTGGCGGCCCTGAATACGTGCCGGGTACGCCAGACGGAAAAAGGCCTGGTATCTTTTATGTGCCCATTCTAGACGCCAAAACCTATAATGTAACCATTGGTATGGAAGCTCTTTTCTTGCATGAAGCCATACCAGGCCATCATTATCAGATCGGTCTACAAATGGAAAATGAGCAATTACCTACGTTTCGTCGATTTATTAATTTCAGTGCGTATGGCGAGGGCTGGGCACTCTACGCGGAAACATTGGGAAAAGATTTAGGGGTATACACCGATCCTTACCAGTACTTAGGCGCTCTGGTCAAAGAAATGCACCGGGCTGTTCGTCTAGTAGTGGATGTGGGCATGCATACGAAGGGCATGAGTCGGGAGCAGGCGATTCGCTACATGATGGCCCATGAGCCCTTAAGCGAAGCCGGGGCTACGGCTGAAATTGAGCGTTACATGGCCATCCCTGGTCAAGCCCTGAGTTACAAAATTGGCCAGTTAAAGATTAGGCAATTACGAACCGCCTATGAACAGCAGTTAGGGAAGCACTTTCAGTTGGGGGCTTTTCATGATGAACTGTTAGGGGGCGGTTCTATCCCTCTGGAAATCTTGGATAAACAACTGGCAACTTGGGCTAAAGGTCAGCTAAACTAA
- a CDS encoding class I SAM-dependent methyltransferase → MNPNQALWEKGDFTQIAQTMRQSGAALVAQLGITEGLKVLDLGCGDGTTAIPEAKLGATVLGVDIARNLVEAGKDRAKAEGLTNCTFQEGDATDLHELTDQSFDLLVSIFGAMFAPKPFDVAREMVRVTRPGGRIVMGNWIPGDPTLVAQILKISSAYTPPPPEGFLSPMLWGVESHVIERFEQAGVAKENITFLKDTFTFNTSYPPSEYVKTFKNFYGPTMNAFEAAEKSGKAVELQQELEVLFTSQNKSTDTNKTSISVNFLRVTVTR, encoded by the coding sequence ATGAATCCCAACCAAGCTTTATGGGAAAAAGGGGACTTTACTCAAATTGCCCAAACCATGCGCCAAAGCGGTGCAGCACTGGTCGCCCAACTGGGCATCACCGAAGGTCTAAAAGTCCTTGACCTGGGTTGTGGTGATGGCACCACGGCCATACCCGAAGCAAAACTTGGCGCTACTGTCCTGGGGGTTGATATTGCCAGGAATCTGGTGGAAGCGGGCAAGGATCGGGCCAAAGCGGAAGGGCTAACCAATTGCACCTTCCAGGAAGGGGATGCGACCGATTTGCATGAACTGACCGATCAGAGTTTTGATCTGCTCGTGAGCATATTTGGGGCTATGTTCGCGCCAAAACCGTTTGATGTCGCCAGGGAAATGGTTCGTGTTACCCGCCCCGGTGGACGAATTGTGATGGGGAACTGGATACCGGGCGATCCGACGCTGGTGGCGCAAATCTTAAAGATCAGCTCGGCCTATACACCCCCACCGCCCGAAGGCTTCCTTAGTCCCATGTTATGGGGTGTCGAGAGCCATGTTATCGAACGTTTTGAACAAGCGGGTGTGGCGAAAGAAAACATAACCTTCCTTAAAGATACGTTCACCTTTAACACGTCTTATCCCCCATCAGAATACGTGAAGACGTTCAAAAACTTTTACGGCCCAACCATGAATGCTTTTGAGGCCGCGGAAAAGAGTGGTAAGGCCGTAGAATTGCAGCAGGAATTAGAGGTTTTGTTTACCAGTCAGAACAAAAGCACCGACACGAATAAAACCTCTATATCCGTTAATTTCTTACGGGTGACTGTGACACGTTGA
- a CDS encoding pirin family protein, translated as MNTQAQVQIYLAGQRGHSESGNHQSDYTFNYGVYSAEGREPFGALYLVNDERLTAKSSLSWQIDEPTEVVLLPVKGELDYSFNDLVTSLVPGQAGILSLVAGVSYSVTNPYPSESINFIQFWLKKPLNDFSAVASQTGFDLTQQNTLLPLFGESDPEGATGYQGFIGRYSGRQNGVYFVRPFMSGQKRRIFVFILQGAFEVANRLLHEKDGLALEFEQSGELEFEALSNDALLILIDLLRE; from the coding sequence ATGAACACGCAAGCTCAAGTACAGATCTACTTAGCCGGGCAGCGTGGCCATTCAGAGTCGGGCAATCATCAAAGTGATTATACCTTTAACTACGGTGTTTACTCGGCCGAAGGTAGGGAGCCATTCGGTGCTTTATACCTTGTAAACGATGAACGACTTACCGCAAAATCCAGTCTAAGCTGGCAAATTGATGAACCCACTGAAGTTGTGTTACTACCGGTGAAGGGTGAGCTTGACTATAGCTTCAACGACTTAGTGACTTCACTGGTACCGGGTCAAGCCGGTATATTGTCACTAGTGGCTGGTGTTTCTTACAGTGTCACCAACCCCTACCCATCTGAGTCGATTAACTTCATTCAGTTTTGGCTGAAAAAACCGCTTAATGACTTCTCGGCGGTTGCTAGTCAGACTGGGTTTGACCTGACTCAGCAGAATACTCTATTACCCTTATTTGGTGAATCAGATCCTGAAGGAGCAACTGGTTACCAGGGATTTATTGGTCGCTATTCCGGCCGGCAAAATGGTGTTTATTTTGTACGGCCCTTCATGAGTGGTCAGAAACGGCGGATTTTCGTGTTTATCCTTCAAGGTGCGTTTGAAGTAGCTAACCGACTCCTTCACGAAAAAGACGGGCTGGCTTTAGAATTTGAACAGAGTGGAGAATTAGAGTTTGAGGCCTTATCAAATGACGCCCTGCTTATTCTGATCGACCTACTTAGGGAATAG